In the genome of Shewanella glacialimarina, one region contains:
- a CDS encoding PA2779 family protein codes for MRKILVVASVILTYLVCITGTYAGVISSEQVIVQQQSIYNKQQVIEMLNNVEVQDKLVALGVSIEDAEIRIASMTDQELNQLNTQMNDMPAAGGIVGVVVTVLVVLVVLDLVGVTDVFSFIRPIN; via the coding sequence ATGAGAAAAATTCTAGTCGTTGCCTCAGTAATATTAACTTATTTAGTTTGTATTACTGGTACTTATGCAGGTGTTATTTCCTCAGAACAGGTTATAGTCCAGCAACAAAGTATTTATAATAAACAACAAGTTATTGAAATGCTTAACAACGTTGAAGTTCAAGATAAGCTGGTGGCTCTTGGTGTTAGTATTGAAGATGCAGAAATCCGTATCGCCAGTATGACGGACCAGGAATTAAATCAATTGAATACCCAAATGAATGATATGCCTGCAGCAGGTGGTATCGTTGGGGTGGTCGTCACTGTATTAGTGGTATTAGTGGTACTCGATTTGGTGGGTGTTACCGACGTATTTTCCTTCATTCGGCCAATAAACTAA
- a CDS encoding thioesterase family protein has product MNKPANHNSLIWSDTAHFAVQIYYEDTDFSGVVYHPNFLKYFERAREHVIGANVLQQLWNEQGLGFAVYKSDMICHDGVEFADIIDVRTQFCFESKYRTIWKQEIWRPNANKAAVTANIEMVCMNKNRQLAPMTTDLIALLNKTMP; this is encoded by the coding sequence ATGAACAAACCTGCTAATCACAACTCGCTCATTTGGAGTGATACCGCTCACTTTGCCGTACAAATTTATTATGAAGACACTGATTTTTCAGGCGTGGTTTATCATCCTAATTTTTTAAAGTACTTTGAACGTGCACGTGAACACGTTATTGGGGCAAATGTATTACAACAACTTTGGAATGAACAAGGTTTAGGTTTTGCTGTGTATAAAAGCGATATGATTTGTCATGATGGGGTGGAGTTTGCTGATATTATCGATGTTAGAACGCAATTTTGCTTTGAAAGTAAATATCGCACTATATGGAAGCAAGAGATATGGCGCCCTAATGCAAATAAAGCAGCAGTAACCGCTAATATTGAAATGGTTTGTATGAATAAAAACCGACAACTCGCACCGATGACAACTGATTTGATTGCATTGCTTAATAAGACTATGCCTTAA
- a CDS encoding YfhL family 4Fe-4S dicluster ferredoxin produces MALLIDDSCINCDMCEPECPNSAITMGEEVYEIDPELCTECVGHYDKPTCISVCPIDCIAIDPDYKESQDELLIKYAELTGPQAN; encoded by the coding sequence ATGGCTCTACTCATCGACGATAGCTGTATTAACTGCGACATGTGTGAACCTGAATGCCCAAATTCAGCTATTACTATGGGCGAAGAAGTCTATGAAATCGATCCTGAACTGTGCACCGAATGCGTAGGTCATTATGATAAACCGACTTGTATTTCTGTGTGTCCTATTGATTGTATCGCCATTGATCCAGACTATAAGGAGTCTCAAGATGAGCTCCTTATTAAATATGCCGAACTTACAGGGCCACAAGCAAATTAA
- the ubiU gene encoding ubiquinone anaerobic biosynthesis protein UbiU produces the protein MELLCPAGNLAALKAAFNAGADAVYLGLKDDTNARSFAGLNFSAEQIKQASQLAKQQNRKLFLTLNTFAKPGHEGRWKQAIDLAADLNLDAVICADISLLEYAHHHYPGLPLHLSVQASATNVAALSFYKKQFNIERAVLPRVLSMKQVRELAKISPVDLEVFAFGSLCIMAEGRCQLSSYVTGQSPNTGGSCSPANHVRWQDSGNDKLTRLNEVLIDKASQDEQLGYPVVCKGRYQTDNEMTAEYMLESPTSLNTIGLIPELAQAGIRSLKIEGRQRSPAYVTQVTQVWRQAIDAYFQSPELFNEKLKNQHQWHSALDKVSEGQVTTLGAYERQWQ, from the coding sequence ATGGAACTTTTATGTCCTGCGGGTAACCTTGCCGCCTTAAAAGCGGCATTTAATGCTGGCGCAGATGCCGTTTACCTTGGATTAAAAGATGACACCAATGCTCGATCATTTGCTGGACTTAATTTTTCAGCGGAGCAAATAAAACAAGCGAGTCAATTGGCTAAACAACAAAATAGAAAACTTTTCCTGACTCTAAACACCTTTGCAAAACCTGGGCATGAAGGACGTTGGAAACAAGCCATCGATCTCGCCGCGGATTTAAATCTGGATGCGGTAATTTGCGCCGATATTTCATTACTCGAATATGCCCATCACCATTACCCTGGTCTACCCTTGCATTTATCTGTGCAAGCCAGCGCGACCAATGTTGCCGCGCTTTCTTTTTACAAAAAGCAATTCAACATTGAACGTGCAGTTTTACCTCGAGTACTGTCCATGAAGCAAGTTAGAGAGTTAGCTAAGATCAGCCCGGTTGATTTAGAAGTATTTGCCTTTGGCAGCCTTTGTATTATGGCCGAAGGTCGCTGCCAGTTATCCAGCTATGTGACAGGCCAGTCGCCCAATACCGGCGGCTCTTGCTCACCAGCTAATCATGTTCGCTGGCAAGATTCTGGCAACGACAAGTTAACCCGCTTAAATGAGGTACTGATTGACAAAGCCAGTCAAGATGAACAATTAGGGTATCCGGTGGTGTGTAAAGGACGTTACCAAACAGATAACGAGATGACAGCTGAATATATGTTGGAATCGCCCACTAGCTTAAATACCATCGGCCTTATTCCTGAGCTTGCTCAAGCAGGTATTCGCTCACTTAAAATTGAAGGGCGTCAACGTAGCCCAGCTTATGTCACCCAAGTCACTCAAGTGTGGCGCCAGGCAATTGATGCCTACTTTCAATCACCAGAACTCTTTAACGAAAAACTTAAAAATCAACATCAATGGCATTCAGCACTCGATAAAGTGTCAGAAGGCCAAGTCACCACTTTGGGTGCATATGAACGCCAATGGCAATAG
- a CDS encoding PA2778 family cysteine peptidase, whose amino-acid sequence MSGCSSVTPQTSQLLANPPNIPIKYHIADVPFYPQEDYFCGPTTLSEVINFYGVTKTPQQIAPALFIPDLEGSLQIEMVAAARQQGLLAYAESGSLPQLLSLVSENIPVIVLQNLSTAWYPMWHYAVVTGYDLDKQHVVLHSGTNKDRIAEFKVFEQTWKRGQYWLLAAVPTDTSSLHFDPFVYASAAQDLFSIGKSTYAIEALENATRQWPDYWLSYFLLGNYYLAIDNVKADFWYKQGLIYTEQLAEQHSEQQAAYLNNYAYSLSLSGCKPRAMEMIEKALRLQPADSNIQSSQKEIEKMPDNSVCFSN is encoded by the coding sequence ATGAGCGGCTGTTCATCTGTTACACCTCAAACATCGCAATTGTTAGCAAATCCCCCTAATATCCCCATTAAATATCATATAGCCGACGTGCCTTTTTATCCTCAAGAGGATTATTTTTGCGGTCCTACGACGCTATCGGAAGTGATTAATTTTTATGGGGTGACTAAAACGCCACAGCAAATTGCGCCAGCACTTTTTATTCCAGATTTAGAGGGCAGTTTGCAAATTGAAATGGTTGCAGCAGCACGTCAACAGGGGCTGCTTGCTTATGCTGAGTCTGGTAGTCTGCCACAACTACTTTCTTTGGTGAGTGAAAATATTCCAGTTATTGTATTACAAAATTTATCCACAGCATGGTATCCCATGTGGCACTACGCAGTGGTTACAGGCTATGACCTAGATAAGCAGCATGTGGTCTTGCATTCAGGTACCAATAAAGACCGAATCGCCGAATTTAAAGTATTTGAACAAACCTGGAAGCGAGGTCAGTATTGGTTGCTGGCGGCCGTCCCAACTGATACCTCAAGTTTGCATTTTGATCCGTTCGTTTATGCCAGTGCCGCTCAAGATCTATTTAGTATTGGTAAAAGCACTTACGCGATTGAAGCTTTAGAAAATGCCACCCGACAATGGCCAGATTACTGGCTAAGCTACTTTTTACTCGGAAACTATTATTTAGCCATTGATAACGTCAAGGCTGATTTTTGGTATAAGCAGGGACTCATTTATACTGAGCAACTGGCTGAACAACACTCTGAGCAGCAGGCTGCCTATTTAAATAACTATGCCTATAGTTTGTCTTTGTCAGGCTGTAAACCGCGAGCAATGGAAATGATTGAAAAAGCACTTAGACTGCAACCGGCTGATAGCAATATTCAAAGTAGCCAAAAAGAGATCGAAAAAATGCCTGATAATTCTGTTTGTTTCAGTAATTAA
- the ubiT gene encoding ubiquinone anaerobic biosynthesis accessory factor UbiT: protein MLNGLQQSLSTKILTSAPVMTRHSLAIIPKRFKREVITKLINLALEKQLSEGEMDFIAGKWLGIKVLDIGLDFAISISQVIQPKVVVRELNQTDVTFSGNMPELLLIASGKEDPDSLFFQRKLLIEGDTELGLEAKNLLLSIELDTLPKPIGVAIGKLLFSLETLQAKAAIVKIA from the coding sequence ATGTTAAATGGACTACAGCAATCCCTATCTACAAAAATACTAACTTCAGCACCTGTAATGACGCGTCATTCTTTAGCTATTATACCCAAGCGTTTCAAGCGTGAGGTGATAACTAAATTGATCAATTTAGCCCTCGAAAAACAACTTTCAGAAGGTGAGATGGATTTTATTGCAGGTAAATGGCTTGGTATAAAAGTGCTTGATATTGGTCTAGATTTTGCGATAAGCATAAGCCAAGTAATCCAGCCTAAGGTGGTCGTGAGAGAATTAAACCAAACAGATGTGACCTTCAGCGGAAATATGCCTGAACTGCTGTTAATTGCTTCAGGTAAAGAAGATCCCGATAGCCTTTTTTTTCAACGTAAACTATTGATTGAAGGGGATACTGAGCTGGGTTTAGAGGCTAAAAATCTGCTTTTGTCTATAGAACTCGATACCTTACCTAAACCCATAGGCGTAGCAATTGGCAAGTTATTATTCAGTTTAGAAACGTTGCAGGCCAAAGCTGCTATAGTGAAAATTGCTTAA
- the trhP gene encoding prephenate-dependent tRNA uridine(34) hydroxylase TrhP, whose amino-acid sequence MFKPELLSPAGTLKNMRYAFAYGADAVYAGQPRYSLRVRNNEFKMENLASGIQEAHSLGKKLYVVSNIAPHNAKLKTYLKDMEPVVAMKPDALIMSDPGLIMMVREAFPEQVVHLSVQANAINWASVKFWQQQGIKRVILSRELSLDEIEEIRQRCPDIELEVFVHGALCMAYSGRCLLSGYINKRDPNQGTCTNSCRWKYDAHEAKQDDNGDIIALQSSPSIYNPRDAQITVPTLGAGAPTDKMFLLEEPGRPGELMPAFEDEHGTYIMNSKDLRAIQHVDRLTKMGINSLKIEGRTKSFYYVARTAQLYRQAIEDAAAGKDFNRTLMHNLEGLAHRGYTEGFLRRHVHDEYQNYEHGYSVSDTQQFVGEFTGKRNVDGLAEIDVKNKFSVGDSVEIMTPQGNMNLTINHLVNRKGEQVEAGLGSGHFVFLKLPPEVSTDKAILMRNLPQGQDTRNPHQQG is encoded by the coding sequence ATGTTTAAACCAGAGCTATTGTCTCCAGCCGGTACCCTTAAAAATATGCGTTATGCTTTTGCTTATGGCGCAGACGCTGTATACGCTGGCCAGCCTCGCTATAGTTTACGGGTTAGAAATAATGAATTCAAAATGGAAAACTTGGCTTCTGGTATTCAAGAAGCACATTCTCTTGGTAAAAAACTCTATGTCGTGAGCAATATTGCGCCCCACAATGCCAAACTTAAAACCTATCTAAAAGATATGGAACCTGTGGTTGCGATGAAGCCTGATGCGCTAATCATGTCTGATCCAGGACTTATCATGATGGTACGAGAAGCTTTTCCTGAACAAGTGGTTCACCTTTCAGTACAAGCTAATGCGATTAACTGGGCATCGGTTAAATTTTGGCAACAACAAGGCATTAAACGAGTCATTTTATCCCGAGAATTGTCACTTGATGAAATAGAAGAAATTCGTCAGCGTTGCCCTGATATTGAGCTTGAAGTGTTTGTTCACGGTGCATTATGTATGGCTTATTCTGGTCGCTGCCTATTATCTGGTTATATTAATAAGCGCGATCCGAATCAAGGTACTTGCACTAATAGTTGCCGCTGGAAGTATGATGCCCATGAAGCCAAGCAAGATGACAATGGTGACATCATAGCACTGCAATCAAGCCCTTCAATTTATAATCCAAGGGATGCACAAATTACAGTACCTACCTTAGGTGCAGGTGCACCTACCGATAAAATGTTCTTACTCGAAGAGCCTGGTCGTCCAGGAGAACTCATGCCTGCCTTTGAAGATGAACACGGCACCTATATTATGAATTCAAAAGACTTGCGTGCGATTCAGCATGTCGACCGATTGACTAAAATGGGCATTAACTCATTAAAAATTGAAGGTCGAACTAAGTCTTTCTATTATGTGGCTCGCACTGCACAGTTATACCGTCAGGCAATTGAAGATGCCGCTGCGGGTAAGGACTTTAACCGAACACTTATGCATAATTTAGAAGGCTTAGCTCATCGAGGCTATACTGAAGGCTTCCTTCGCCGCCATGTGCATGACGAATACCAAAATTATGAACATGGTTATTCTGTTAGTGACACTCAACAATTTGTGGGCGAGTTTACAGGTAAACGTAATGTCGATGGCCTGGCCGAAATTGATGTTAAAAATAAGTTCTCCGTTGGTGATAGTGTAGAAATTATGACACCACAGGGTAATATGAACCTAACCATTAACCATCTTGTTAACCGTAAGGGTGAACAAGTTGAAGCTGGGTTAGGTTCTGGGCACTTTGTATTCCTAAAACTACCACCAGAAGTCAGTACTGATAAAGCAATTTTAATGCGTAACTTGCCACAAGGTCAGGATACTCGTAATCCTCATCAACAAGGTTAA
- a CDS encoding LabA-like NYN domain-containing protein, which produces MYKIAVFVDVQNVYYTCKQAFDRSFNYRELYKQLADRGEITHAIAYAIAPNDDGQVKFQDALKYIGFTVKTKPYIQRSDGSAKGDWDVGITIDMLELSADVNEVILLSGDGDFDLLIKAINRKYDCLTHVISVPRLTAKSLTDQCQQHTPIDFTLLR; this is translated from the coding sequence ATGTATAAAATTGCTGTGTTTGTTGATGTTCAAAATGTGTATTACACCTGTAAGCAAGCTTTTGATCGCAGCTTCAATTACCGTGAATTATACAAACAATTAGCGGACAGGGGCGAGATTACCCATGCAATTGCTTATGCGATTGCGCCAAATGATGATGGTCAGGTCAAGTTTCAAGATGCGCTAAAATATATAGGCTTTACGGTTAAGACCAAACCCTACATACAACGCAGCGATGGCTCAGCCAAAGGTGATTGGGATGTAGGAATAACCATTGATATGCTTGAACTGTCAGCTGACGTTAATGAAGTTATTTTACTGTCAGGGGATGGTGATTTTGACCTACTGATTAAAGCGATTAATCGTAAATATGACTGTTTAACCCATGTGATCAGTGTGCCTCGGTTAACGGCAAAGTCACTCACAGATCAATGTCAGCAGCATACCCCAATAGATTTTACACTGCTGCGTTAA
- a CDS encoding U32 family peptidase: MKLSLGPLTYCWNKTSIFEYYQAIADTNIDTVYLGEVICSRRREMKYKDYLELAHMLAAKGKKVILTTMTLIESQSEIIELKRIIDNGEFAIEANDMAAVNLASEANIPFICGPSLNLYNRGSLDIMQKLGMTRFVMPYELSREWLEQILTQSTTQFETEVLGYGYMPLAHSARCFTAKHHQKPKLDCQIVCLQYPKGLLTQTQESQPLLRLNGIQTQSAAKVNLINQIPSMSKIGVDYWRLSPTGLEDIGLINQIASSQHSELTAITPSHSAIECNGYWFGEAGMQINQST; this comes from the coding sequence ATGAAACTTTCTCTCGGGCCCCTGACATATTGCTGGAATAAAACCAGCATATTTGAGTATTACCAAGCGATTGCTGACACCAACATAGATACCGTTTATTTAGGCGAGGTCATTTGCAGTCGCCGTCGTGAAATGAAATATAAAGATTACCTTGAATTGGCTCATATGCTGGCAGCTAAAGGAAAAAAAGTGATTTTAACCACCATGACTTTGATTGAATCGCAATCTGAAATCATTGAGCTTAAACGTATTATTGATAATGGTGAGTTTGCTATTGAAGCCAATGACATGGCGGCTGTTAACCTTGCTTCAGAAGCGAATATACCTTTTATCTGCGGCCCATCGTTGAACCTCTATAATCGAGGTAGTCTTGATATTATGCAAAAATTAGGTATGACAAGATTTGTGATGCCTTATGAGCTTTCAAGAGAATGGCTTGAGCAAATACTCACCCAAAGCACTACCCAATTCGAAACAGAAGTATTAGGTTATGGTTACATGCCATTAGCACACTCTGCCCGTTGCTTCACTGCCAAGCATCATCAAAAACCTAAGCTCGATTGCCAGATTGTTTGTCTGCAATACCCCAAAGGGCTGTTGACCCAAACCCAAGAGTCACAACCTCTACTGAGATTAAACGGTATCCAAACTCAATCGGCAGCAAAGGTTAATCTCATTAATCAGATCCCTTCAATGTCTAAAATCGGTGTCGATTATTGGCGATTGTCACCAACTGGACTGGAGGACATAGGATTAATTAATCAAATAGCATCCAGCCAGCACAGTGAATTGACAGCGATAACACCATCACATTCAGCGATAGAGTGTAATGGATACTGGTTTGGTGAAGCGGGAATGCAAATAAATCAAAGTACTTAG
- a CDS encoding putative bifunctional diguanylate cyclase/phosphodiesterase encodes MTQTVYLFSVLILATLLGIILVVGGIYCWRLKRYLHHLTYTLERQLQMMSPVDFGRIPKVFTPLITVLINLQKSISFNVERDKLTGLSNRVGFKRKMLSRMPIKQGMIVLIDIKQFRFVNDLFGFVFGDSLLKAFAHRVAGLPGKAQFVARMNGNEFLLFFPDCVSDEYLIEIKQQLQLPFEIEQQPISVTIQLGVLAVAEHHGDVSTMLRRLDLALKKSKLHRNNIAYYDKDDDKKQYRELLIINSLPKNLRQNQLFMVYQPKLDIKAGKCIEVEALIRWHHEGLGDVSPNEFIPLAEKTGMIGMISDWVLEQVVSQQAKWREQGINVKVAINLSSADLHNEHLVSHITTTLQRHLVPAECLMIEITESTLMESVEHVISTVEALQAIGMKVAIDDFGTGHSSLAYLRHLPVNEVKIDKAFLDGFQNEKQAQSIVKMTIALAKELGFEVTVEGVETLSILQTLTEFGVDRIQGDYFSKPCDATEFAFAYPKLSQFQAYL; translated from the coding sequence ATGACTCAGACAGTATATCTATTTAGTGTGCTCATTTTAGCCACCTTACTTGGCATCATTTTGGTTGTCGGTGGCATTTATTGTTGGCGTCTAAAACGATATTTGCACCATCTGACATACACCTTAGAACGCCAGCTACAAATGATGTCTCCCGTTGATTTTGGCCGTATTCCTAAAGTTTTCACTCCGCTTATCACTGTATTAATCAATTTACAGAAATCCATTTCTTTCAACGTTGAACGTGACAAACTCACCGGTTTATCAAATCGAGTGGGTTTTAAGCGCAAAATGCTCAGCCGTATGCCGATAAAACAAGGCATGATTGTGCTTATTGATATTAAACAGTTTCGTTTTGTAAATGACTTGTTTGGCTTTGTTTTTGGTGACTCTTTGTTGAAGGCCTTTGCTCATCGTGTTGCAGGTTTACCGGGAAAAGCTCAGTTTGTTGCTCGGATGAATGGTAACGAATTTTTGTTATTTTTCCCCGATTGTGTAAGCGATGAATATTTAATTGAAATAAAGCAGCAGTTGCAACTGCCATTTGAAATAGAACAACAACCTATTAGTGTCACAATACAGCTAGGAGTGCTAGCTGTAGCGGAACATCATGGTGATGTTAGCACTATGCTACGCCGATTAGATTTAGCGTTAAAAAAATCTAAATTGCATCGTAATAATATCGCTTATTACGATAAAGATGATGATAAGAAACAGTACCGTGAGTTATTGATTATAAATAGTTTGCCCAAAAATTTACGACAAAATCAACTTTTTATGGTCTATCAGCCAAAGTTAGATATTAAAGCGGGTAAGTGTATTGAAGTTGAGGCTCTTATTCGTTGGCATCATGAAGGATTGGGCGATGTTTCACCCAATGAGTTTATTCCTTTAGCTGAGAAAACCGGCATGATCGGAATGATCAGCGATTGGGTATTAGAGCAAGTGGTATCCCAGCAAGCTAAATGGCGAGAGCAGGGGATTAATGTCAAAGTGGCGATTAATTTATCCAGTGCTGATTTACACAATGAACACTTGGTGAGTCATATTACCACTACACTGCAGCGGCATTTAGTTCCTGCTGAATGTTTGATGATTGAGATAACCGAAAGTACCTTAATGGAATCTGTTGAGCACGTAATAAGTACGGTCGAGGCTTTACAGGCAATTGGCATGAAAGTGGCTATTGATGATTTTGGTACCGGTCATTCTTCGCTGGCTTATTTACGCCATTTACCGGTTAATGAAGTGAAAATAGATAAGGCGTTTTTGGACGGTTTTCAAAATGAAAAACAAGCGCAAAGTATTGTAAAAATGACCATTGCGCTGGCTAAAGAACTGGGCTTTGAAGTGACGGTTGAAGGCGTTGAAACGCTCAGTATTTTACAAACATTAACAGAGTTTGGTGTTGACCGTATTCAAGGAGATTACTTTTCTAAACCTTGTGATGCCACTGAGTTTGCCTTTGCTTACCCAAAGCTATCCCAATTTCAGGCTTATTTATAA
- a CDS encoding YjiH family protein, with amino-acid sequence MNQQKPIHNLKTILTFIIPSLIGLLLFIAPISTDNGLTIPIAIVSKALQSAMGNTIQLIVTGIVIFMAFISVLARLIKPKFVRQSHFLHALLNVSLFWLLMRVLGAVFIGLTCFEVGPEAIISGNTGSLVYNDLLPVLFSVFVFAGMLLPLLLNFGLLEFFGTMLTKVMRPIFNLPGRSAVDCIASWLGDGSVGILMTSKQYETRFYTQREAAVIGTTFSAVSITFSLVVISQVKLEHLFVPFYLTVCLAGIVAAIIVPKLPPLSWKKDNYIDDTPRHPDDEMIPKGHGVFSWGYHQALERASQVTSVKQVILDGIKNVVDMIFGIIPVVMAIGTMALILAEYTPIFDYLGMPFIPLLELLQIPDAALASKTIVVGFADMFIPSILASSIESDLTRFVIAALSVTQLIYMSEVGALLIGSKIPVNFLELFVIFILRTVVTLPVIALMGHIILS; translated from the coding sequence GTGAACCAACAGAAACCAATACATAATCTCAAGACAATATTAACTTTTATCATACCGTCTCTGATCGGTTTGTTACTTTTTATTGCCCCTATTAGCACAGACAACGGCTTAACCATACCTATTGCTATCGTTTCTAAAGCGTTACAGTCCGCAATGGGAAATACGATTCAACTGATTGTCACTGGTATTGTAATTTTTATGGCCTTTATTTCTGTTCTGGCCAGATTAATCAAACCTAAGTTTGTCAGACAAAGTCATTTTTTACATGCCTTGCTTAATGTGTCACTGTTTTGGTTACTAATGCGAGTACTAGGTGCCGTATTTATTGGCTTAACGTGCTTTGAAGTTGGCCCTGAAGCTATTATTTCAGGTAATACTGGTAGTCTAGTGTATAACGACTTACTGCCTGTGCTTTTTTCAGTATTTGTGTTTGCAGGTATGCTATTACCCCTACTTCTGAATTTTGGATTGCTTGAATTTTTTGGCACTATGCTAACAAAAGTTATGCGGCCAATATTTAACTTACCCGGACGCAGTGCCGTTGATTGTATCGCCTCTTGGTTAGGTGACGGTAGTGTAGGTATTTTAATGACGTCTAAGCAGTATGAAACACGCTTTTATACGCAACGAGAAGCAGCGGTTATTGGTACCACATTCTCTGCAGTATCAATTACATTTAGCTTAGTGGTAATTTCACAAGTTAAATTAGAGCACTTATTTGTACCATTTTACCTGACTGTCTGTTTAGCTGGCATAGTCGCTGCAATCATAGTACCTAAGTTGCCCCCACTTTCTTGGAAGAAAGATAACTATATCGATGACACTCCCCGCCACCCAGATGATGAGATGATCCCTAAAGGTCATGGGGTATTTTCTTGGGGTTACCATCAAGCATTAGAACGCGCATCGCAAGTCACTAGTGTTAAACAAGTGATATTAGATGGGATTAAAAATGTCGTTGATATGATTTTTGGCATAATACCTGTGGTTATGGCCATTGGCACAATGGCGTTAATACTGGCAGAGTACACTCCTATATTTGATTATTTAGGCATGCCTTTCATTCCATTATTGGAACTATTACAAATCCCCGATGCTGCCCTGGCCTCTAAAACGATTGTGGTCGGTTTTGCTGATATGTTTATTCCTTCAATTTTAGCCAGCTCAATTGAGTCGGACCTGACGCGTTTTGTGATTGCTGCTTTATCGGTGACCCAATTAATTTATATGAGCGAAGTCGGTGCCCTGCTTATTGGCAGTAAGATTCCAGTTAACTTTTTAGAACTGTTCGTTATCTTCATTTTACGTACAGTAGTGACCTTACCTGTTATCGCCTTAATGGGACATATCATTCTGTCTTAA
- a CDS encoding HDOD domain-containing protein, whose product MSTEHQLLVSLLKKLKDDSLVLPTLPEVAMRVQEVVARADSSLKQVGDIIGQDAAISARIIKVANSALYSRGNKAENITAAVNRIGLIQIKSITTSVAMEQLFISTNEMVWEVMDEVWKTSIEVTAAACAMLDIYNKRNPSKKLDRETLTLAGLVHNIGALPILSEAELHPELFASIDQLRGLVRKMQGPIGRAVLKSWDFAPEVTEVVERWADLHYLPERVTYLDFIRSAAFYTGELRAGEELEQRLSVFADRGLPVTPEDLGSDVFTDLYHSIKESYE is encoded by the coding sequence ATGTCTACTGAACATCAACTATTAGTCAGCTTATTAAAAAAACTAAAAGACGACTCATTAGTACTTCCAACATTGCCTGAAGTGGCCATGAGAGTGCAAGAAGTGGTTGCCCGTGCTGACTCTAGTTTGAAACAAGTGGGTGATATTATTGGTCAAGATGCGGCTATTTCAGCTCGGATCATTAAAGTAGCCAATAGCGCATTATATTCAAGAGGAAACAAAGCCGAAAATATTACCGCAGCGGTAAACCGTATTGGCTTAATTCAAATTAAGTCCATTACGACTTCTGTGGCAATGGAACAGCTATTTATCTCTACCAATGAAATGGTCTGGGAAGTCATGGATGAAGTATGGAAAACATCTATTGAAGTGACAGCAGCGGCTTGTGCAATGTTAGATATTTATAATAAGCGTAATCCAAGTAAAAAATTAGACCGCGAAACCCTTACTTTAGCGGGATTGGTACATAATATTGGTGCATTACCTATATTGTCTGAAGCAGAGTTACATCCAGAGTTATTTGCTAGTATCGATCAGCTACGCGGCTTAGTACGTAAAATGCAAGGACCGATAGGTCGAGCGGTATTGAAAAGTTGGGATTTTGCCCCTGAAGTGACTGAAGTGGTTGAGCGATGGGCTGATTTACATTATTTGCCTGAACGCGTCACCTATTTAGACTTTATTCGCTCAGCCGCTTTTTATACCGGCGAGTTGCGTGCGGGAGAAGAGTTAGAGCAGCGTCTCAGTGTTTTCGCTGATCGAGGATTACCAGTAACGCCAGAGGATTTAGGCAGTGATGTGTTTACTGATCTATATCATTCAATTAAAGAAAGTTATGAATAA